The Sporichthyaceae bacterium region GGGCGGAGTCGCCGGGGGAGTTGGCCGCGGTCACGCTGGACGTGCTGCGCAACGGGCCGGCCGGGGAGTCGGCGCTGGTCTACAGCTACTTCGGCGATCTGGACGCCACCGGCCACCGGGAGGGCTGCGAGTCCGCGGCCTGGGGCTACCAACTCGAACACGTGGACCGGTTGGTGGAGCAGATCGTGGCCGGGCTGACGCCGGGCACGGCGCTGGTGGTGACCGCCGATCACGGCATGCTCGACGTGCCCGCCGACGCCCGGATCAACGTCGATCAGCAGCCCGAGCTGCTCGAGGGCGTCGAGGTGCTGGCCGGTGAGCCGCGGGCTCGTTACGTGCACGCGCTGCCCGGCGCCGCCGCGGACGTGTTGGCCACCTGGCGTGAGGTCCTCGGCCCGCAGTGGTGGGTGTGCGAGCGGGGCACCGCGATCGCCGACGGCTGGTTCGGACCGCCGAATGCCGTGCGCCCGGAGGCCATCGGTGACGTGATCGCGGTGCCGTTGGGGTCGGGTGCGGTGGTGATGCCGAGCACCGAGCCGATCGTGTCCCGGTTGGTCGGCATGCACGGTGGGG contains the following coding sequences:
- a CDS encoding nucleotide pyrophosphatase/phosphodiesterase family protein, which codes for MLHALGVPGENGALGLALPPRVAVLLVDGLGADLLAAHAKRAPVLSALAGAPEAGRLTAGFPSTTATSLTSLGTGLPPGAHGVLGLSLRRPDGALLSTLQWDPAVVDPDVWQPHRTAFERAAAAGVAVSAVGPRKFRGSGLNIAALRGAKPRWAESPGELAAVTLDVLRNGPAGESALVYSYFGDLDATGHREGCESAAWGYQLEHVDRLVEQIVAGLTPGTALVVTADHGMLDVPADARINVDQQPELLEGVEVLAGEPRARYVHALPGAAADVLATWREVLGPQWWVCERGTAIADGWFGPPNAVRPEAIGDVIAVPLGSGAVVMPSTEPIVSRLVGMHGGVSPVEQEIPLLSAVG